CGTTAAAGGTTCCCTTGCGCGGAGGCAGGGAGCAGAGGCTTACCCTAGCCTTCTTTGTTCCCATATTCTAACGGCGACTGCGATGCCGCCAGCCAGGCTCTTTGGAGGGGACGAAGGATGTGCAGTTTCGAGTAAGCGTGGTGTGAAGCACCATGTGCTTGCCTTGCAAGGCCCACAACAGTTTTTGTGGGTGCTACCTGGGGGAGGTCGCACATTGGTGTCTTACTGAGAAGATGGAGATGGACAGCTCTGCACCCGTTCGATGAGCTTAGGAGCAGTAATGAAGCTCGCGAATTTCACGATAGCCTGCTCGATTGTCGTCATCTCACTCGGCTCACTCTCTGGAGCAGAACGAAGGGTGACGGGAGTAAAAGGCTTGGAGGAAGCATGCCAGAACGCCGCGCCTGGTGATGAGATCATCCTGGCAAAAGGGGTTTACACGATTTCCGAAAAGTCGAGAATCCTCATCGCAGGTCGTCCCGGCCCCGTTACCGTCCGGGGTGCTTCCGCCAAGTCCGGAGACGTTGTGGTCGAGGGCCTGGGGCAGGACAATGAGGCGGTTCAAGTGGTATTTGAGCTGACCGATTCGCCGAAATGGACTTTCCGTGATCTTACAACGCGAAACTCCTTCTATCATGGTTTCAAATTGAACGGCTCATCGACAGATTGCATTCTTAGGAATGTTGTCATGCGGGATCATGGCGAATCAGGAGTGAAGGGAACCAGCGATCCATCAGCGAAAACTTACCCTGACCGCCTCCTTGTAGAAGGCTGCGATATCGGCTTCACACGTCCTAGTGGCGGGACTCGCAGTGTCGTGGAGGGAATTGACGGGGTGGCCGTTGCAGGTTGGACGGTTCGCGGAAGCCGCTTTCTAAACGTGCAAAAGTCGGGCGGGGCGGCCTACGGAGTCTTCACTAAGGGAAATTCGATCGACACGGTAATCGAGAACAATCGATTCGAGAACTGCTTCATCGGAGCATCCTTCGGGGGCGGAGGAACGGGAGCCGCCTACTTCAGGGATGGCGACCAGACGCTAGAGCACCGCGGCGGTTCCATTCGGAACAATATCTTCCAGAGCACCAGCGATGCAGCGATTTATCTTAATAAAGCCAATGGCGGCACCATCGCAGGAAACAAGATGGTGGCTTGCGCCATGAACATTCAATTGCGGTATCCCGAGACAAAGGCCTACATCAAAGAAGGAAATGCTACCGACAATTCGGAAGAGCCCCTGGTCCGCCTGCGAGACGGAGCAAGCGTATTTAAAGACGTCCCGGAGAAGTGATGAATCACATCCAACGGATTAAAAGCGGAGCGGCTAATCCAAATGGGCTGGCCTACGTCTTGGAGGCGAGGCAAACCTGAAAGCATTCCCCCTAGCCAAATCACGCCTTCTTGCTGGATTCGGAGGCACCCATCAAAGTTGATTTCAGCGCGAAATTCACAAAGGCGCATGGAGGACCAAGCCGAGTTGGTTCATCGTCGCGACCCGGTGTAACATCATTGCTCCCAAGCTGCTGCACAAGAAGGCCAAACGCATCGGTGCAGAGGTGGTGGAAGTCGAAGCCAGCCAAGCCATCCATCACTAAGGCGAAGGATTGGCCGGGCTCATGGAGAAAGCAGCGGCCAACTCCGTGAAGGCGTTCGGATAACGCCGGCTGATCCCATCCAGCGGAACCTCATTACTTGAATCCGCTGAAGAGTGGCCATGCGATCCAGCCTCCTTCAGCGTGCTTGTCGAGTAGGCGAGTTTCATTTCCTCTTCGCTCCCGCACCTTGTTAAGCGCGGTGTGCTGGTCGAACGCAATCTCGCGCATTCCTGCTACGCTAAACGAGGCGTCTTCGACCACGAAGCTAGGGCGCGGATCCATTTCGTCGGTGGTGCCGCCGTAGTTGAACAATCCCAGGATCTCGGTGCGTCCGCCTTGGGTGGTGGCGAAGCGGACACCGCGGCCCTCGTGCTTGATGCCCAGGCACCAGAGGTCAGCGCCGTCGTTGCGAACGAGCCCTGTATCACTGGCACCTTCGGGATTAAGCTGGCGTGCCCAGCACTTCTGCCCCGCCTTTTTGAGATGCAGATGGGCAGGGCAGTCTGTGGTGAAAATGTCGCCGCCGCCGTCGCCGACGATGGTCACACCGCAGCTTTCCACCAGGAGAGTGTTGGAAGCCGATGCATTCATGATCGTGACCGGCGGGCCACCAAAGGAATCAAGGTTCTGGAACTTCACCCTCGGGACCGAGTCATCATCCACGAAGAAGGCTCCGTCTTTATCCCCCAGGATGCGAGCCCACCCGAGACCGGTGACCAGACGGACCGGCTTGGGCACCCGGACCGGCTTGGACAGGGTAAACCAGTTCGGGTCCCCGCCGCCGCAGCCGCGGAAATAAATCACCGTCTTTCCTTCCGCCGCAGCGCGATCCATTGCCTTCTGGATCGCGTCGCTGTCGTCGATCCCGTCACCGGCGACCGCGCCGCAATCATCAGCACACAGCCACTTTCCAGGATCGTGTTCCCAAGGCACCACCGGCTCGCGTTTCACGGGAAGTCCGAGTGAGCGGAGCGGCGTCGCATCAAACAACTTGCGACCCGGAGCTGAAACAAACTCGTCGATCTCTTTGCCCTCGATGGTCCCGGCAGGAGAGTCGCCGGCCAGCAACTGGCGATAGCCGTCGCTCGTAATGTCCCGCGCGTAAAGAACTCCTCGGTTGGCGATCGCGGGACCCGCGCTACCTGTTGCGCGAAAGGTGCCCCCTTGCAAGGCGACAACCCCGCACCAATGCGCCCAGTCATTTGGCATCTGGATGTCGATGGCCAGCGGCGTGTTATCCACCTTGAGGTCCTCGATTGCGACTACGTTCGCGGACACGACTACCCCGACCTTACGCGCATTGCGGATGGTGACCCGCGACAAAGTTTGGCCCCAGATCCACTGGCTCAGCACGCCGGTCTCGAACCCATCGATCTCCACGTCCTGCACGAGATTTGGGCCGCTTTGATCGAGGAAGCCAGCGTTCACGCCAATCTTGCCCCGTCCCCTCAGCCTCACGTCCTTGAGGCACCCACTGTTGGTCGCGTAGTAACGAATCCCATCCACTGTAGGATTGTTCCCCACGTCGATGGTGAAATGGCGCAGGTTGCGCATGAACCAG
The genomic region above belongs to Luteolibacter rhizosphaerae and contains:
- a CDS encoding right-handed parallel beta-helix repeat-containing protein — protein: MKLANFTIACSIVVISLGSLSGAERRVTGVKGLEEACQNAAPGDEIILAKGVYTISEKSRILIAGRPGPVTVRGASAKSGDVVVEGLGQDNEAVQVVFELTDSPKWTFRDLTTRNSFYHGFKLNGSSTDCILRNVVMRDHGESGVKGTSDPSAKTYPDRLLVEGCDIGFTRPSGGTRSVVEGIDGVAVAGWTVRGSRFLNVQKSGGAAYGVFTKGNSIDTVIENNRFENCFIGASFGGGGTGAAYFRDGDQTLEHRGGSIRNNIFQSTSDAAIYLNKANGGTIAGNKMVACAMNIQLRYPETKAYIKEGNATDNSEEPLVRLRDGASVFKDVPEK
- a CDS encoding glycoside hydrolase family 55 protein; protein product: MKHFTCIIKLAYFIAASAAAADGMRFPDDPAVIDAKRHFGAKGDGKTDDTDALQRAIDASCGMDPAHRGKSNALFVPDGTYRLTRSLVVKSPLGPWLYGESRDGVVLKLDGGVKGVTSVLRTHPNEKGPTSADWFMRNLRHFTIDVGNNPTVDGIRYYATNSGCLKDVRLRGRGKIGVNAGFLDQSGPNLVQDVEIDGFETGVLSQWIWGQTLSRVTIRNARKVGVVVSANVVAIEDLKVDNTPLAIDIQMPNDWAHWCGVVALQGGTFRATGSAGPAIANRGVLYARDITSDGYRQLLAGDSPAGTIEGKEIDEFVSAPGRKLFDATPLRSLGLPVKREPVVPWEHDPGKWLCADDCGAVAGDGIDDSDAIQKAMDRAAAEGKTVIYFRGCGGGDPNWFTLSKPVRVPKPVRLVTGLGWARILGDKDGAFFVDDDSVPRVKFQNLDSFGGPPVTIMNASASNTLLVESCGVTIVGDGGGDIFTTDCPAHLHLKKAGQKCWARQLNPEGASDTGLVRNDGADLWCLGIKHEGRGVRFATTQGGRTEILGLFNYGGTTDEMDPRPSFVVEDASFSVAGMREIAFDQHTALNKVRERRGNETRLLDKHAEGGWIAWPLFSGFK